Proteins encoded within one genomic window of Acipenser ruthenus chromosome 32, fAciRut3.2 maternal haplotype, whole genome shotgun sequence:
- the LOC131703004 gene encoding zona pellucida sperm-binding protein 2-like yields MRLALDSTYNDFYGAQDYPVVKYLRRPLYFEVEILYSRDPQAELFLENCWATYSADRNSSPKWDVVVDSCENSADEYLTIFHPVSSNARVLFPSHLKRFEVKMFSFKRPGCTERTDLLPLQCCDM; encoded by the exons atgcggcttgcattgg attcaacctacaatgacttctatggcgctcaggattaccctgttgtgaagtacttgcgaagacccttgtattttgaggtagagatcctgtacagcagggatccacaggctgaattgtttttggagaactgctgggcaacctattctgctgacaggaatagctctccaaagtgggatgttgttgtggacag ttgtgagaactctgcagatgagtacttgaccatctttcacccagtctccagcaatgcaagagtgctgttcccttcccatctgaagaggtttgaagtgaaaatgttttccttcaagcggccgggatgcactgaaaggacag atttacttccactgcagtgttgtgatatgtga